In Mycobacterium gallinarum, a single window of DNA contains:
- a CDS encoding MCE family protein: MKGILTKVGIFVVAMLLVSAGLIVIFGEFRFTSTNRYHATFADASRLGGGNDVRIAGVPVGTVEAVKLNPDNTVDVAFTLDKKYQLYTSTRAVIRYENLVGDRFMEITSGPGELRKLPKGATIPKDNTQPALDLDALLGGLRPVVKGLDGEQVNQISNAILELLQGQGGALSQLLSETGTFSQTLGDRYQVISEVIQNLNQVLGTIDSKSAEFNASVDELQKLVTGLAEGRDPIAGAIPPLASAETNLTDMLANSRRPIQGVLENLRPLATEFDNRKAEVNAVIEPLAENYLRLNSLGAYGSYFNYYICATTLKFNGPAGSDILLPIGGVPDLSKGRCSANG, from the coding sequence ATGAAGGGAATCCTGACGAAGGTCGGCATCTTCGTGGTGGCGATGTTGTTGGTCAGCGCCGGTTTGATCGTGATCTTCGGCGAGTTCCGGTTCACGTCGACCAATCGTTACCACGCCACGTTCGCCGATGCGTCGCGACTGGGGGGCGGTAACGACGTACGGATCGCCGGTGTCCCGGTCGGCACGGTCGAAGCCGTGAAGCTGAACCCCGACAACACCGTCGATGTGGCGTTCACGCTGGACAAGAAGTACCAGCTGTACACGTCCACGCGAGCCGTGATCCGCTACGAGAACCTGGTCGGCGATCGCTTCATGGAGATCACCTCGGGCCCGGGTGAGCTCAGGAAGCTGCCCAAGGGTGCCACCATTCCAAAGGACAACACCCAGCCGGCCCTCGACCTGGACGCGTTGCTCGGCGGTCTACGCCCTGTGGTCAAGGGCCTCGACGGCGAGCAGGTCAATCAGATCAGCAATGCGATCCTCGAGCTGCTGCAGGGCCAGGGTGGTGCGCTGTCCCAACTGCTCTCGGAGACCGGAACTTTCAGCCAGACTTTGGGTGATCGGTACCAAGTCATCTCGGAGGTCATCCAGAACCTGAACCAGGTGCTGGGGACCATCGACTCCAAGAGTGCCGAGTTCAATGCCAGCGTGGACGAGCTACAGAAGCTGGTCACTGGACTCGCCGAAGGCCGCGACCCGATCGCCGGCGCGATTCCGCCGCTGGCGTCGGCCGAGACGAATCTGACGGACATGCTGGCGAATTCGCGACGGCCGATCCAGGGCGTACTCGAGAACCTCCGCCCACTGGCCACCGAGTTCGACAACCGTAAGGCGGAGGTCAACGCGGTCATCGAACCGCTCGCCGAGAACTATCTGCGGCTCAATTCGCTTGGTGCGTACGGCTCGTACTTCAACTACTACATCTGCGCGACGACGCTCAAGTTCAACGGGCCGGCAGGCAGCGACATCCTC
- a CDS encoding MCE family protein encodes MSRTVAIRIAAVVLAAVIVAFSVFTYLSYSAAFTPTETVTVTSKRAGLVMDRDAKVKYRGIQIGKVEDISYTGEDAKLTLAINKGELRYVPSNAPVRIASTTVFGAKSVEFLAPEQPSGKPMAAGAAVKADEVQLEANTLFQTLIDVLNKVNPIHLNATMSALAEGLRGHGEDVGVSSAGLNQYLAQLNPKLPQVEAILAQTNTVANIYGDAGPDLVTVIKNVPTISQTVVDEQENLNATLLATIGLANEGADTLEPGADDYIAAIQRLRAPLKVLHDYSPVLGCIVQGVAKGRQRGADILGGYKPGAMVSSSFVLGVPSYTYPESLPIVNATGGPNCRGLPNLPSMQFGGSYFRSPFLVTDNALIPYEPFTEVQVDAPNTFQFLFNGAFAERDDF; translated from the coding sequence ATGTCGAGGACCGTCGCGATCAGGATCGCCGCCGTAGTGCTGGCGGCGGTCATCGTGGCGTTCTCGGTGTTCACCTATCTCTCCTACTCGGCCGCGTTCACACCGACCGAAACCGTGACGGTCACCTCGAAGCGGGCCGGTCTGGTGATGGACCGCGACGCGAAGGTCAAGTACCGCGGTATCCAGATCGGCAAGGTCGAAGACATCTCGTATACCGGTGAGGATGCGAAGCTGACGCTCGCGATCAACAAGGGCGAGCTGCGCTACGTGCCGTCGAACGCGCCGGTGCGGATCGCCAGCACGACGGTGTTCGGCGCGAAGTCGGTGGAATTCCTTGCGCCGGAACAGCCTTCAGGTAAGCCGATGGCCGCTGGCGCTGCTGTCAAGGCCGACGAAGTCCAGCTGGAAGCCAATACGCTGTTCCAGACACTGATCGACGTCTTGAACAAGGTCAATCCCATCCATCTGAACGCGACCATGTCGGCGCTCGCGGAGGGCCTGCGTGGTCATGGTGAGGACGTCGGTGTCAGCTCGGCCGGGCTGAATCAGTACCTCGCGCAACTGAATCCGAAGCTGCCGCAGGTGGAGGCGATTCTCGCGCAGACCAACACGGTGGCCAACATCTACGGCGATGCCGGCCCCGACCTGGTGACCGTCATCAAGAACGTGCCGACCATCAGCCAGACGGTCGTCGATGAGCAGGAGAATCTGAACGCCACGTTGCTCGCGACGATCGGCCTGGCGAACGAGGGCGCCGACACCCTCGAGCCCGGCGCCGACGACTACATCGCGGCGATCCAGCGACTGCGGGCACCGTTGAAAGTCCTGCACGACTATTCGCCCGTCCTCGGCTGCATCGTCCAGGGTGTCGCGAAAGGCCGCCAGCGCGGTGCGGACATCCTCGGTGGTTACAAGCCCGGCGCGATGGTCAGTTCGAGCTTCGTCCTCGGCGTCCCGTCATACACGTATCCGGAGAGCCTGCCGATCGTGAACGCGACGGGTGGTCCGAACTGCCGTGGCTTGCCGAACCTCCCGAGCATGCAGTTCGGCGGATCGTACTTCCGGTCACCGTTCCTGGTCACCGACAACGCGCTCATTCCGTATGAGCCGTTCACCGAGGTGCAGGTCGACGCCCCGAATACGTTCCAATTCCTCTTCAACGGCGCGTTCGCAGAACGGGACGACTTCTGA